The following coding sequences are from one Sesamum indicum cultivar Zhongzhi No. 13 linkage group LG11, S_indicum_v1.0, whole genome shotgun sequence window:
- the LOC105173395 gene encoding uncharacterized protein LOC105173395 isoform X3, with translation MLAGPFYPILQIVSERETARLVLNISDYEASKTNLSPTALMVSSNFEPRRSRNTSSLSVPMSMHLVFRPDAIFVLLRKAYKDSNLGNVCRMVSRILLKLVEPMTMQEVSTLSSDVTTSVADETPKSEPCGPISLSDFSTLFGEEFEIADDSWDPTYLNVLDSAAVEEGMMHVLYASASQPSHCSKLAENTSDFWLALPLIQALLPALRPNVSSPYQIDENFSLWKQPFVQTALNQIVATSSSLIYRPLLRACSGYLASFSPSHAKAACILIDLCSGVLAPWMPQVIAKVDLTVELLEDLLGVIQGARLSLSRARAALKYIVLALSGNMDDIMAKYKDAKQRILFLVEMLEPFLDPSLTPLKGMIAFGNVSSIFSENQEQNCAIALNVIRTAIRKSGVLPSLEAEWRSGSVAPSVLLSVLDAQMQLPPDIDQCKFSASGTVEPQSSAVVPSYCNGVAPSKSNHQETADVKVDVIDINGKIDVSEDASLLFAPPELSRMSLTHVHATSDIKMSDSGRPNVNFEANNVMQKNLINQFPSDVALDAGQGIELYNMMDDYSQLVNYRDCELRASEFRRLAVDLNSQNEITRESHDVAIDALLLAAECYINPCFMMSFKDISPDVSKVYPKSSSKDYGPLDIEGIFRQKNNDLKIVADIERNRDRVVLEILIEAAELDRKYHKESSEGEISGLYDEGDEDVVNLSQQDILCADAITLVRQNQALLCNFLVQRLQRDSHGGQHSMHEILMWCLLFLLHSATKIVCAPGHVVDIILNFAESLNMQLKSFYYQRKEGNSQLNHFKLHEMQRRWILVNRLVVASSGNDERSVFSVNIRNGFRFSNLVPPSAWMQKIPALSSSPFPLVRYFVWMAIARNANQFLKERLFLVADLPQLTYLLCIFSDDLSLVDNINERKDVEERIEELSLCRYNNIDDRSKSLGHQDGLQSFRALYPDISKFFPNLKKEFVAFGETILEAVGLQLKLLSPSIVPDLICWFSDLCSWPFLQSENAQILFQHKPDYFKGFVAKNAKAVILYILEAIVVEHMEPMVPEIPRVVQVLVSLCRSSYCDVPFLNSILSLLKPIIAYSLSKVSGEENPPADDSCDNFESLCFNELFNSIKYVDKNQDTPTEKGKCQALAIYVLATFFGDLSFHRKTELLQSTILWAEFASFEGTNTFHDYICAYQVLMENCRDLLVATSRAWGVIPLKSPLHSDTSICSIGDYTKSSSWFLNDLCKSSPIEVSERHQDDDDAVSDVRHKVCQLNLEEVKSLSKHLEALISKLNPTLEQCWKLHHKLSKKLAVTCAECFMYSQCLSLIAEKVSDSSGVEEVFDSSGVENLLPSKFVDEFPDSWRTSLGGLSQMILVLQEKHCWDVACVLLDSLLGVPQCFCLDNVIADICSAVKNFSNSAPNISWRLQTDKMISLLLARGIHNLCQTVAPLVDLFCAILGHPEPEQRYIALKHLGGIVGQDVNGERLLLSSKTESMIALSDPIISASEPILSTLVSATWDHVSLIASSDTSLLLRSHAIALLINFIPFAERCKLQSFLQAADSILQCLMTLAQPTCYGPLTQFSLALIATVCLYSPSEDISLIPESIWRNIETFGLSRTDRYCTGLEKKACEALCRLKTEGEQAKQILKEVLSSSPAKQEIPDFVSARESILQVIGNLTSARSYFDFFKKEADQKTLELEEAEIEMELLQKEHPLSDSSFDFQDWHQLPFLSTYARNDQRLQQIKDGIRSIEKARLREEIAARRQQKLILRRARQQFVEEAALREAELIQKLDRERTNEMEKELERQHLLEVERSKTRELRHNLDMEKEKQAQRDLQRELEQVESGVRPSRREFASSSHSRARDRYRERESSREGNEGNLRTSTRSSQHDTVPTTTTTVMLPGNRSFSGQLPTILQSRDRSDDCGSSYEENFDGSKDSGDTGSIGDPDMVSALEGQSNNFGSAQRHASRGSKSRQIIERRERDGRREGKWERKH, from the exons ATGCTTGCCGGTCCATTTTATCCCATCCTTCAGATTGTAAGTGAAAG AGAAACTGCAAGGTTGGTTCTCAACATTTCTGATTATGAAGCTTCTAAGACCAATTTATCGCCAACAGCTTTGATggtttcctcgaattttgag CCAAGGAGATCACGAAACACATCATCCCTTTCCGTGCCTATGTCAATGCACTTGGTATTTCGTCCTGATGCAATTTTTGTACTGCTTAGAAAGGCTTATAAAGATTCTAACCTGGGGAATGTATGCAGGATG GTGTCGAGAATTCTTTTGAAGCTTGTGGAGCCGATGACAATGCAAGAAGTATCTACTCTGTCTTCTGACGTTACAACTTCTGTAGCTGATGAGACTCCTAAATCCGAGCCTTGTGGTCCTATTTCCTTATCTGATTTTTCAACCTTGTTTGGGGAAGAATTCGAAATAGCAGATGATTCTTGGGATCCTACGTACCTTAATGTCTTAGATTCTGCAGCTGTGGAAGAAGGAATGATGCATGTTCTTTATGCTTCTGCTTCCCAG CCTTCCCATTGCAGCAAGCTGGCTGAGAACACTTCTGACTTTTGGTTGGCGCTACCATTAATTCAAGCATTGCTTCCAG CACTTCGTCCAAATGTTAGCAGTCCGTACCAAATTGATGAGAACTTCTCTCTTTGGAAGCAACCATTTGTACAGACTGCACTCAATCAG ATTGTGGCAACTTCATCTTCACTGATTTACCGTCCTCTGCTTCGTGCTTGCTCTGGCTATTTGGCATCTTTCTCGCCATCACAT GCTAAGGCAGCATGTATTCTTATTGATCTTTGCTCTGGTGTATTAGCACCATGGATGCCTCAAGTAATTGCAAAG GTTGACTTGACTGTGGAGCTCTTGGAGGACCTTTTAGGCGTAATCCAG GGTGCTCGCCTTTCTTTGTCCCGTGCACGAGCTGCCCTCAAATATATTGTCCTGGCACTGTCTGGCAACATGGATGATATAATGGCAAAATATAAG GATGCTAAGCAACGAATACTTTTCTTGGTGGAGATGCTAGAACCTTTCCTGGATCCTTCTTTAACCCCCTTAAAGGGCATGATAGCCTTTGGCAATGTATCTTctatttttagtgaaaatcaagaacaaaattgTGCTATAGCGTTAAATGTGATTCGCACTGCCATAAGAAAGTCCGGGGTGCTTCCATCATTGGAGGCTGAGTGGAGAAGTGGGTCAGTTGCTCCTAG TGTGCTTCTCTCAGTTTTGGATGCTCAGATGCAGTTACCTCCTGATATTGATCAATGCAAATTTTCAGCTTCTGGCACGGTGGAGCCACAATCCTCAGCTGTTGTGCCTTCCTATTGTAATGGAGTAGCGCCTTCCAAATCAAATCACCAAGAAACTGCTGATGTAAAGGTCGATGTTATTGACATTAATGGGAAGATTGATGTTTCGGAGGATGCCAGTCTTCTCTTTGCTCCACCAGAACTGAGTAGAATGTCCCTTACTCATGTTCATGCCACCTCAGACATAAAGATGTCAGATTCAGGCCGTCCAAATGTCAATTTTGAGGCCAACAATGTCATGcagaaaaatttaatcaaccaGTTCCCCAGTGATGTTGCATTAGATGCTGGTCAGGGTATTGAATTGTATAATATGATGGATGACTATTCTCAACTTGTGAATTATCGAGATTGTGAGCTAAGGGCATCCGAGTTTAGACGTTTAGCTGTGGACTTGAACTCCCAAAATGAGATTACCCGCGAGAGTCATGATGTAGCTATAGATGCTTTGCTTCTAGCAGCAGAATGTTATATTAATCCTTGCTTTATGATGTCTTTCAAAGACATTTCACCTGATGTGAGCAAAGTTTACCCCAAAAGTTCCAGTAAGGACTATGGACCTTTAGATATTGAGGGAATTttcagacaaaaaaataatgacttGAAAATTGTGGCTGATATCGAAAGGAATCGGGATAGAGTTGTTCTTGAAATCCTGATTGAGGCAGCTGAGTTAGACCGAAAGTATCACAAAGAGTCATCGGAGGGGGAGATTTCAGGATTGTATGATGAAGGGGATGAGGATGTGGTGAATCTGTCCCAGCAGGATATTCTTTGTGCAGATGCTATTACCTTGGTGCGACAGAATCAAGCACTTCTATGCAATTTCTTGGTACAGCGTCTACAGAGGGATTCACATGGGGGGCAACACTCCATGCACGAAATTCTGATGTGGTGTCTTCTGTTTCTGTTGCACTCAGCAACTAAAATAGTCTGTGCCCCTGGGCATGTGgttgatataatattaaattttgctGAATCACTCAACATGCAGTTGAAATCATTTTATTACCAACGTAAGGAAGGAAATTCACAGCTAAACCATTTTAAGCTGCATGAGATGCAACGACGTTGGATTCTTGTTAACAGATTAGTCGTTGCTTCAAGTGGTAATGATGAAAGATCTGTGTTTTCAGTCAATATTAGAAATGGTTTTCGGTTTTCGAACTTGGTTCCTCCTTCAGCCTGGATGCAGAAAATACCTGCCTTATCTTCTTCTCCTTTCCCTTTGGTTAGGTACTTTGTTTGGATGGCCATTGCACGCAATGCAAATCAATTTCTGAAAGAGCGCCTCTTCCTTGTTGCTGATTTGCCTCAGTTGACGTatcttttatgtatattttctgATGACCTCTCTCTAGTGGATAATATCAATGAGCGAAAAGATGTGGAGGAGCGGATTGAAGAATTGAGTTTATGCcgatataataatattgatgataGAAGCAAAAGTCTTGGCCATCAAGATGGATTGCAATCCTTTCGTGCTTTATATCCTGatatcagtaaattttttcctaatttgaagaaagaatTTGTAGCTTTTGGTGAAACTATATTGGAAGCAGTTGGTTTGCAATTGAAACTTCTTTCTCCTTCTATTGTGCCAGATCTGATATGTTGGTTCTCTGATTTGTGCTCATGGCCATTTCTTCAAAGTGAAAATGCACAAATCTTATTTCAGCACAAGCCTGATTATTTCAAAGGTTTTGTGGCTAAGAATGCGAAAGCTGTCATTCTTTACATACTGGAAGCCATTGTAGTTGAGCACATGGAACCAATGGTTCCAGAGATACCGAGAGTGGTGCAAGTGCTTGTGTCCCTATGCAGGAGTTCATACTGTGATGTGCCATTTCTCAATTCCATATTGTCCTTGTTAAAGCCTATCATAGCATATTCCTTAAGTAAGGTCTCTGGAGAAGAGAACCCACCAGCGGATGATTCATGTGATAACTTTGAATCATTATGCTTCAATGAGCTCtttaatagtattaaatatGTTGATAAGAATCAAGATACTCCAACAGAAAAAGGCAAATGCCAGGCACTTGCGATATATGTCTTGGCTACCTTTTTTGGTGATTTGTCCTTCCATCGGAAAACAGAATTATTACAGTCCACCATACTCTGGGCAGAGTTTGCATCATTTGAGGGCACAAATACTTTTCATGATTATATTTGTGCATATCAAGTTCTCATGGAAAACTGTAGAGATCTACTGGTCGCCACTTCGAGAGCGTGGGGTGTAATTCCACTTAAAAGCCCCCTGCATTCTGATACTAGCATTTGTAGTATTGGTGATTATACTAAGTCATCATCCTGGTTTCTGAATGATTTATGCAAGTCCTCTCCGATAGAGGTGTCAGAGAGGCATCAAGATGACGACGATGCAGTTTCTGATGTTCGTCATAAGGTTTGTCAATTGAATTTGGAAGAGGTGAAGAGTCTCTCCAAACACCTGGAAGCCCTCATATCTAAACTCAATCCAACTTTAGAACAATGTTGGAAATTACATCATAAATTGTCCAAGAAACTGGCAGTGACATGTGCCGAATGTTTCATGTACTCGCAGTGTTTATCTTTGATAGCGGAGAAAGTTTCTGACTCTTCAGGAGTAGAGGAAGTTTTTGACTCTTCAGGAGTAGAGAATCTCCTTCCAAGCAAGTTTGTTGATGAGTTCCCAGATTCTTGGAGGACCAGTCTTGGAGGACTTTCTCAAATGATCTTGGTGCTTCAGGAAAAACATTGTTGGGATGTAGCATGCGTGTTACTTGACTCACTTCTAGGGGTACCTCAGTgtttttgtttggataatGTGATCGCTGACATATGCTCTGCTGTTAAGAACTTCTCTAACAGTGCACCTAATATCTCTTGGAGACTACAGACTGATAAGATGATATCATTGTTATTGGCAAGAGGCATCCATAACCTCTGTCAAACTGTGGCCCCTCTGGTTGATCTGTTCTGTGCCATTCTTGGGCATCCTGAGCCTGAACAACGATATATTGCTTTAAAGCACTTAGGTGGAATTGTTGGCCAAGATGTAAATGGTGAAAGGTTACTTTTGTCTTCAAAAACTGAATCTATGATAGCATTATCGGATCCAATTATTTCTGCTTCAGAGCCGATTTTATCAACTCTGGTTTCTGCTACCTGGGATCATGTGAGTTTGATTGCATCATCTGACACATCGCTGCTCCTACGGAGCCATGCAATAGCACTACTTATCAACTTCATACCATTTGCTGAGAGGTGTAAATTGCAGTCATTTCTTCAAGCAGCTGACAGTATTCTTCAATGTTTGATGACTCTTGCACAACCTACATGTTATGGCCCACTGACACAATTCTCTTTAGCACTCATTGCCACTGTTTGTCTTTATTCTCCATCTGAAGATATTTCACTGATTCCTGAAAGTATTTGGAGAAATATTGAAACATTCGGATTGTCTAGAACTG ATAGGTACTGCACCGGCCTTGAGAAAAAGGCTTGTGAAGCACTATGTAGACTTAAAACTGAAGGGGAACAGGCTAAACAA ATTTTAAAGGAAGTGCTTTCTTCCAGTCCTGCAAAACAGGAAATCCCTGATTTTGTATCTGCAAGAGAATCAATTCTTCAG GTCATTGGCAATTTAACCTCTGCCCGatcatattttgatttcttcaaaaagGAAGCTGACCAGAAGACCTTG GAACTGGAAGAAGCTGAAATTGAGATGGAACTTCTACAAAAAGAGCACCCACTATCAGATTCATCTTTTGATTTCCAAGATTGGCATCAGCTACCATTTTTGTCCA CCTATGCAAGGAATGATCAGCGATTACAGCAAATCAAAGACGGAATTAGATCCAT CGAAAAGGCTAGACTCAGGGAAGAAATAGCAGCTCGCAGGCAACAAAAGCTTATTCTGAGGCGTGCACGCCAACAATTTGTAGAGGAGGCAGCTTTACGAGAAGCAGAACTTATTCAGAAACTTGATag AGAGAGaacaaatgaaatggaaaAGGAGCTTGAGAGACAGCATTTGCTGGAGGTTGAGCGATCAAAAACTAGAGAATTGCGGCACAATCTTGATAtggagaaagaaaagcaagCACAG AGAGATCTCCAGCGGGAACTTGAGCAAGTGGAATCTGGGGTCCGACCATCAAGACGAGAATTCGCATCCTCCAGTCATAGTAG